The following proteins are encoded in a genomic region of Liolophura sinensis isolate JHLJ2023 chromosome 7, CUHK_Ljap_v2, whole genome shotgun sequence:
- the LOC135471860 gene encoding uncharacterized protein LOC135471860 has protein sequence MSWPRMGSCSSFACFPQKLSSFSFHDICVIEKESKMPHHCCVPLCSSDTRLESCKHLSFHSFPSDKDLVKKWIVNMRRDIGKDFAINRHTCVCSLHFTEDCYPKHQGIRRRLVKDAIPTVFHWCKGTSTQHSRRKIKKQISSVASENKENKAATGLQQFSVEEHSYSRQYTDGAMYTIYPTTLRRYLESSSSGDDSLEDYEPSVSPDKASVLQTNLNLMTLRYEEKFTLLRFCNSDSDIKYYTGFQSYISLSCFFQFLQPECNFLYYVGTENTSSGTPYDLLKKRGPSRSLSPMEELFITLVRLRKGLQERLIGDLYSISEGHVSKIVNTWIIFLADRFRSLPIWPKAKQVRKTMPACFREHYSTTRAIVDCTELFIEQPSASDCQRETFSSYKHHNTAKGLIAISPVGQLTFISPLYAGRCSDKKIIRHCGLLDLLEDGDSLMVDRGFDIREDVERRGASLIIPTFLHGQQQFTDEQLKFSRGVAAVRVHVEQAVRKVKEFEIIRNIVPISLCPMIEKVWLVCGHLSNFTGTLFKG, from the exons ATGTCATGGCCGCGTATGGGGTCATGTAGCAGTTTCGCCTGTTTTCCACAAAAGCTGtcgtctttttcttttcatgacatCTGCGTGATTGAG AAAGAATCTAAAATGCCTCATCATTGCTGTGTGCCTTTGTGTTCAAGTGACACTAGACTTGAGAGCTGTAAACATTTGTCATTTCACAGTTTCCCTTCGGACAAagatttggtaaaaaaatggaTTGTGAACATGAGGAGAGACATTGGTAAAGATTTTGCCATAAACAGACACACTTGTGTGTGCTCTTTACATTTTACAGAGGATTGTTATCCAAAACACCAAGGCATAAGACGTCGTCTTGTGAAGGATGCCATTCCAACAGTTTTTCATTGGTGTAAAGGCACCTCCACTCAGCATTCTAGGAGAAAGATTAAGAAACAGATTTCCTCAGTAGCATCCGAGAACAAGGAGAACAAAGCAGCTACAGGtcttcaacagttttctgtggAGGAGCATTCTTATTCCCGCCAATACACTGATGGggctatgtatactatatatccTACAACTTTGAGAAGATATTTGGAGAGCAGCAGTAGTGGGGATGACAGTTTAGAAGATTATGAACCTAGCGTCTCACCTGATAAAGCCTCTGTTTTACAGACCAATTTAAATCTGATGACACTGCGCTATGAAGAAAAGTTTACTTTGCTCAGATTTTGCAATTCTGACAGTGACATAAAGTACTATACAGGATTTCAGTCTTATATAtctttatcatgtttttttcagtttcttcagccagaatgtaattttttatattatgtgGGCACAGAGAACACATCATCTGGTACACCGTATGACTTATTAAAGAAACGTGGACCATCTAGATCACTCTCACCAATGGAAGAGCTCTTCATAACACTAGTGCGTCTTCGTAAAGGACTACAAGAAAGGTTAATTGGTGATCTGTATAGCATATCTGAGGGTCATGTATCTAAAATTGTCAACACatggattatttttttagcagaTAGATTTCGATCATTACCAATCTGGCCAAAAGCTAAACAAGTGCGAAAGACCATGCCAGCATGCTTTAGAGAACATTATTCAACAACTCGTGCTATTGTGGACTGTACAGAACTATTCATTGAACAACCATCTGCATCTGACTGTCAAAGAGAGACTTTCTCATCttacaaacaccacaacactGCGAAGGGACTCATTGCAATTTCTCCGGTAGGTCAACTTACTTTTATTTCGCCATTATATGCTGGGAGATGTTCTGACAAAAAGATTATTCGTCACTGTGGGCTCCTAGACTTACTGGAAGATGGTGATAGCCTCATGGTTGATCGGGGATTTGACATTCGCGAAGATGTTGAAAGAAGGGGGGCTTCTCTTATTATTCCAACATTTCTGCATGGACAACAGCAGTTCACagatgaacagttaaaattctCAAGGGGAGTTGCAGCTGTGCGAGTTCATGTAGAACAAGCAGTGAGAAAAGTTAAGGAATTTGAGATCATTCGGAACATTGTTCCTATATCTTTGTGTCCAATGATAGAGAAAGTTTGGCTtgtgtgtggccatttgtcaaactttacaggtacattatTTAAAGGTTAG
- the LOC135470879 gene encoding uncharacterized protein LOC135470879 codes for MNCKRKKQTVAEDISDAKTRKEDTRLYCLCKQLDDPDRTMIQCDFCDEWFHPACVDLEEGEVNDVGRWYCPPCTDVMAQNPSLSRKGFLGFQGRVAPKEGWGEEFLLEDIDESVIQVETKRHRVEGWNLFREGRVTGLSSNKNRNYVYFRSQCQASMRQLSYNVFICFKGSRRLKWSTCSCPAGIDGQGKHLVATLYCLIDLYRLGINKIPDAKTCTQKLQMWHVRKPVTDEPLLFSDINFVKHDPERPVKGDLGCSVKQHNPVPEFASTVTQVKIQKLVNLYDSNCIIVA; via the exons ATGAATTGCAagagaaagaaacaaactgtgGCTGAAGATATCAGTGATGCAAAAACCAGAAAGGAGGACACTCGCctttattgtttatgtaaacaatTAGATGATCCTGATAGAACAATGATCCAGTGTGATTTTTGTGACGAATGGTTCCATCCTGCCTGTGTTGATCTGGAAGAGGGTGAAGTTAATGATGTTGGAAGATGGTACTGCCCACCATGTACAGATGTTATGGCACAAAATCCATCACTGTCGCGTAAAG GTTTTCTTGGGTTTCAAGGGAGAGTAGCACCGAAAGAGGGATGGGGAGAAGAATTTTTGTTGGAGGACATCGATGAGTCTGTCATTCAAGTAGAAACCAAAAGACATCGTGTTGAAGGCTGGAACCTGTTTCGAGAAGGTCGTGTTACTGGACTGAGCagcaataaaaacagaaattatgTATATTTCCGTAGTCAGTGTCAGGCATCCATGAGACAGCTGTCCTATAatgtgtttatctgtttcaaGGGCAGTCGAAGGCTTAAGTGGTCAACCTGTTCGTGCCCTGCTGGAATCGATGGCCAGGGTAAGCATCTTGTGGCAACTTTGTATTGTTTGATAGATCTGTACAGACTAGGGATAAACAAAATCCCAGATGCTAAGACATGCACACAAAAACTTCAAATGTGGCATGTCCGAAAACCTGTGACAGACGAACCACTGCTTTTTTCTGACATAAACTTTGTTAAGCATGACCCAGAGAGACCAGTAAAAGGGGACCTTGGTTGTAGTGTGAAGCAACATAATCCTGTACCTGAGTTTGCAAGCACTGTGACACAGGTAAAAATTCAGAAACTTGTTAACTTATATGATTCCAATTGTATTAT TGTTGCCTAA
- the LOC135471866 gene encoding uncharacterized protein LOC135471866 has translation MDGSLHSELFELMNGTEYNFSVDDYTTKLTASEKQHYSSIVEVNIETSRCIEKKTRLQSKSKFWFDQRQHRITASNFGTFCRLKSCTNPITTFNRKRKFFTCRSVRHGVDYESAAFAKYSEVQPCESCSAGLIINPKIPYLGVSPDKIVLTNSELKLVEVKCPYSVFQKKVKICQQIKENNFYLKYVDGEVKLSETHDYFYQIQGQLNITGVNICDMVVFVPPDDIVIVSIKKRQTLF, from the coding sequence ATGGATGGAAGCCTTCATTCTGAACTttttgaattaatgaatggaaCAGAATATAACTTTAGTGTGGATGATTACACAACTAAATTGACTGCATCAGAGAAACAACACTACAGTTCCATTGTGGaagtaaatattgaaacatctagatgtattgaaaagaaaactcgATTACAGAGTAAGAGTAAGTTTTGGTTTGACCAGCGCCAACATAGAATAACGGCATCCAACTTTGGGACTTTCTGTAGACTAAAATCATGTACTAATCCAATAACAACTTTCAATAGAAAGCGGAAGTTTTTCACGTGCAGAAGTGTCCGCCATGGTGTAGATTATGAGTCAGCTGCATTTGCCAAGTATAGTGAAGTCCAACCCTGTGAAAGTTGCTCAGCAGGTTTAATAATAAATCCCAAAATACCATATTTAGGTGTTAGTCCTGATAAAATTGTGCTTACCAACAGTGAATTGAAACTTGTAGAAGTTAAGTGCCCTTACAGTGTGTTTCAAAAGAAAGTCaaaatttgtcaacaaattaaggaaaataatttctacTTAAAATATGTTGACGGAGAGGTGAAACTGTCTGAGACTCATgattatttttatcaaattcaaGGTCAGCTTAATATTACtggtgtaaatatttgtgatatgGTGGTGTTTGTGCCTCCAGatgatattgttattgtttccattaaaaaaagacaaacacttttttga